One segment of Acidovorax sp. DW039 DNA contains the following:
- a CDS encoding LacI family DNA-binding transcriptional regulator — MTEKDNPKRSRRSSGAITLRDVAKLAGVAPITASRVMNTPDQVSPEVRQRVLDAVQRTGYVPNRMAGGLASARSRLIAAVVPSTVMSVFMETIESLNSTLFDAGYQLMLGQSGYSAAREELLLEAIIGRRPDGIFLTGIMGAGKGRTRLLASGIPVVETWDLTPTPIDMLVGFSHLDIGRAVAQFFMGKGRKRLALITAEDERAGRRAAAFAEAALQAGLPPVHVVNVGAQRSLRSGREALGRLLHECPGADAVFCSSDLLAVGVATEARSRQIPVPDRLAIMGFGDVPFVADMLPALSTVHINGAHIGQLAARYLMDRAEGREVDPPVVQVDFSIVERDTT; from the coding sequence ATGACAGAAAAAGACAACCCCAAGCGCTCGCGCCGCAGCAGTGGTGCTATCACTTTGCGTGATGTGGCCAAACTCGCGGGTGTGGCACCCATCACCGCTTCGCGCGTGATGAACACCCCGGACCAGGTATCGCCCGAGGTGCGCCAGCGTGTGCTCGATGCCGTGCAGCGCACGGGTTACGTGCCCAACCGCATGGCGGGCGGGCTGGCCTCGGCACGCAGCCGGTTGATTGCGGCGGTGGTGCCCAGCACCGTGATGTCGGTGTTCATGGAAACCATCGAGAGCCTGAACAGCACCTTGTTCGATGCGGGCTACCAGCTCATGCTCGGTCAGTCGGGCTACTCGGCGGCCCGTGAGGAATTGCTGCTGGAGGCCATCATTGGCCGCCGACCTGACGGCATCTTCCTGACCGGCATCATGGGCGCGGGCAAGGGGCGCACCCGGCTGCTGGCCTCGGGTATCCCGGTGGTAGAGACCTGGGATCTGACCCCCACGCCGATTGACATGCTGGTGGGCTTCTCCCACCTGGACATTGGCCGCGCCGTCGCGCAGTTCTTCATGGGCAAGGGGCGCAAGCGCCTGGCGCTGATCACCGCCGAGGACGAGCGGGCGGGGCGAAGGGCGGCCGCCTTTGCCGAGGCAGCCCTGCAAGCAGGTTTGCCGCCGGTGCATGTGGTGAATGTGGGGGCGCAGCGATCCCTGCGCAGCGGACGCGAGGCGCTGGGCCGCCTGCTGCACGAATGCCCCGGCGCAGACGCCGTGTTCTGCAGCTCCGACCTGCTGGCCGTAGGGGTGGCGACCGAAGCCCGGTCCCGGCAGATTCCGGTGCCCGATCGGCTCGCCATCATGGGTTTTGGCGATGTGCCCTTTGTGGCCGACATGCTGCCCGCCCTGAGCACGGTGCATATCAATGGCGCACATATCGGGCAGCTGGCCGCCCGCTACCTGATGGACCGCGCCGAGGGTCGTGAGGTGGACCCACCCGTGGTGCAGGTGGACTTTTCCATTGTGGAGCGCGATACGACCTGA
- a CDS encoding tripartite tricarboxylate transporter substrate binding protein: MKKLLCAVAAALTMTSALAWPDKPVTMVVPFPPGGSTDLIARTLIPKLQDKLGGTFIVDNKAGATGTIGAGAVARSAPDGYTLLVSSLGPYVIAPHLLAKVPYDATKDFDYLTVAVQAPNVLVVPASSPHKSLADVIAFQKANPGKMTFASSGNGSSDHLTAELFWQQTRTSGVHVPYRGGGPVMTDLLGAQVDASFMNINTAMPQIQAGKLKALAITSAKRSPLLPNVQTLEEGGIKDANVYSWQAFAAPRGLPADIKAKLHAAIVAGLNDPQVKPKLLELGFEIVANTPEQFTAYQAAEFSRWKKLITDRNIKAD, encoded by the coding sequence ATGAAGAAACTGTTGTGCGCCGTTGCTGCCGCATTGACCATGACATCGGCACTGGCCTGGCCTGACAAGCCAGTCACGATGGTGGTGCCGTTCCCACCCGGGGGCTCCACCGATCTCATTGCCCGCACCCTCATTCCCAAGCTGCAGGACAAGCTCGGCGGCACCTTCATCGTGGACAACAAGGCCGGTGCCACCGGCACGATTGGTGCCGGTGCTGTGGCACGGTCGGCTCCTGACGGCTACACGCTGCTGGTGTCGTCGCTGGGTCCCTACGTGATCGCGCCGCATCTGCTGGCCAAGGTACCGTACGACGCGACCAAGGACTTCGACTACCTCACCGTGGCCGTGCAGGCCCCCAACGTGCTGGTGGTGCCTGCTTCGTCGCCACACAAGTCGCTGGCCGACGTGATTGCCTTCCAGAAGGCCAACCCCGGCAAGATGACTTTTGCCTCTTCGGGTAACGGAAGCAGCGACCACCTCACGGCCGAACTCTTCTGGCAGCAAACCCGCACCAGCGGCGTGCATGTGCCTTACCGCGGCGGTGGCCCGGTGATGACGGACTTGCTGGGGGCTCAGGTCGATGCGTCCTTCATGAACATCAACACCGCCATGCCGCAAATCCAGGCGGGCAAGCTCAAGGCACTGGCCATCACCAGCGCCAAACGCTCGCCGCTGCTGCCCAACGTGCAGACGCTGGAAGAGGGCGGCATCAAGGATGCCAACGTGTACTCATGGCAAGCCTTCGCAGCCCCTCGTGGCCTGCCTGCCGATATCAAAGCCAAGCTGCATGCCGCCATCGTGGCGGGCCTGAACGACCCCCAGGTCAAACCCAAGCTGCTGGAGCTGGGCTTTGAAATTGTGGCCAACACGCCCGAGCAGTTCACCGCCTACCAGGCCGCCGAGTTCTCGCGCTGGAAGAAGCTGATCACCGACCGCAACATCAAGGCCGACTGA
- the gudD gene encoding glucarate dehydratase has product MTQSSTPVVTELRAIPVAGRDSMLMNLSGAHAPFFTRNLVILKDSSGNTGVGEVPGGEKIRQTLEDARELVVGQPIGTYQRVLQRMQQQFADRDTGGRGLQTFDLRTAIHAVTAVESALLDLLGQHLNVPVAALLGEGQQRDAVEMLGYLFYIGDRTQTDLPYVTDPDADNAWFRLRHEKAMTADSIVRLAEAARERYGFNDFKLKGGVLRGDEEVEAVVALHERFPEARVTLDPNGGWMLKDAIRLGQKMRGVVAYAEDPCGAEDGFSGREVMAEFRRATGLPTATNMIATDWRQFTHALSLQSVDIPLADPHFWTMAGSVRVAQTCRDWGLTWGSHSNNHFDVSLAMFTHVGAAAPGRVTAIDTHWIWQDGQRLTKDPLQIVNGHVQVPQKPGLGVELDMVEVEKAHQLYLQHGLGARDDAIAMQYLIPGWKFNHKMPCMVR; this is encoded by the coding sequence ATGACCCAGTCCTCCACCCCTGTCGTTACCGAGTTGCGTGCTATCCCCGTGGCGGGACGTGACAGCATGCTCATGAACCTGAGCGGTGCCCACGCGCCCTTCTTCACACGCAATCTGGTCATCCTCAAGGACAGCTCCGGCAACACCGGCGTGGGCGAAGTGCCGGGTGGAGAGAAGATTCGCCAGACGCTGGAAGATGCGCGCGAGCTGGTGGTGGGTCAGCCCATTGGCACTTACCAGCGGGTGCTGCAGCGCATGCAGCAGCAGTTTGCCGACCGCGATACGGGAGGCCGTGGCCTGCAGACGTTTGACCTGCGCACCGCCATCCACGCCGTGACTGCGGTGGAGTCTGCCTTGCTGGACCTGCTGGGCCAGCACCTGAACGTGCCCGTGGCGGCCTTGCTGGGCGAAGGCCAGCAGCGCGACGCAGTGGAGATGCTGGGTTACCTCTTCTACATTGGCGACCGTACCCAGACCGACCTGCCTTACGTCACCGACCCCGATGCCGACAACGCCTGGTTCCGCCTGCGCCATGAAAAAGCCATGACGGCAGATTCCATCGTGCGTCTGGCAGAGGCCGCACGCGAGCGTTATGGCTTCAACGACTTCAAGCTCAAGGGCGGTGTGCTGCGTGGTGACGAAGAGGTCGAGGCCGTAGTGGCCCTGCACGAGCGCTTCCCCGAAGCCCGCGTCACCCTGGACCCCAATGGCGGCTGGATGCTCAAGGACGCCATTCGCCTGGGCCAGAAAATGCGCGGTGTGGTGGCTTATGCCGAAGACCCCTGCGGTGCCGAAGACGGCTTTAGCGGGCGCGAGGTGATGGCCGAGTTCCGCCGCGCCACCGGCCTGCCCACGGCCACCAACATGATTGCCACCGACTGGCGCCAGTTCACCCACGCGCTGTCGCTGCAAAGCGTCGATATTCCGCTGGCCGATCCGCATTTCTGGACCATGGCGGGTTCGGTGCGCGTGGCCCAGACCTGCCGCGACTGGGGTCTGACCTGGGGCTCGCATTCCAACAACCACTTCGACGTGTCCCTGGCCATGTTCACCCATGTGGGCGCAGCAGCGCCGGGCCGCGTCACGGCCATCGACACCCACTGGATCTGGCAGGACGGTCAGCGCCTGACCAAGGACCCGCTGCAGATCGTGAACGGCCATGTACAGGTGCCGCAGAAGCCCGGCCTGGGGGTGGAGCTGGACATGGTGGAAGTCGAGAAGGCCCACCAGCTCTACCTGCAGCATGGGCTGGGCGCGCGCGACGATGCCATTGCCATGCAGTACCTGATTCCCGGCTGGAAGTTCAACCACAAGATGCCTTGCATGGTGCGCTGA
- the kdgD gene encoding 5-dehydro-4-deoxyglucarate dehydratase, protein MNPQELKSIMSQGLLSFPLTDFDAQGDFNAKGYAERLEWLMPYGASALFVAGGTGEYFSLTADEYPAIIRTAVQTCKGRVPIIAGAGGPTRFAIQCAQEAERQGAHGILLLPHYLTEAGQEGLIAHVEAVCKSVKFGVIVYNRNVCKLTPQSLAILAERCPNLIGFKDGVGDIELMSSIYMKMGDRFSYLGGLPTAEVYAAAYKALGTPVYSSAVFNFIPKTAMDFYHAVARDDMATQHRLLREFFMPYLDIRNRMPGYAVSIVKAGAALVGHSAGPVRAPLVDLKPDEMDALKALIERVGPQ, encoded by the coding sequence ATGAATCCGCAAGAACTCAAGTCCATCATGTCCCAGGGGCTGCTGTCCTTCCCCCTGACCGATTTCGATGCCCAGGGTGACTTCAATGCCAAGGGGTATGCCGAGCGGCTGGAGTGGCTGATGCCTTACGGAGCCAGCGCCCTGTTTGTGGCAGGCGGCACCGGTGAATACTTCTCGCTGACGGCGGATGAGTACCCCGCCATCATTCGCACGGCAGTGCAGACCTGCAAAGGGCGTGTCCCCATCATTGCGGGCGCGGGCGGCCCCACCCGCTTTGCCATCCAGTGCGCGCAGGAGGCCGAACGCCAGGGTGCCCACGGCATCCTGCTGCTGCCCCACTACCTGACCGAAGCGGGCCAGGAAGGTCTGATTGCCCATGTGGAAGCGGTCTGCAAGAGCGTGAAATTTGGCGTCATCGTCTACAACCGCAACGTGTGCAAGCTCACACCCCAGTCGCTGGCCATCCTGGCCGAGCGTTGCCCGAACCTGATCGGCTTCAAGGACGGTGTGGGCGATATCGAACTCATGTCCTCCATCTACATGAAGATGGGTGACCGCTTCTCGTACCTGGGCGGCCTGCCCACGGCCGAGGTCTATGCCGCAGCCTACAAGGCGCTGGGCACCCCGGTGTATTCGTCGGCGGTCTTCAACTTCATTCCCAAGACAGCGATGGACTTCTACCACGCTGTCGCCCGTGATGACATGGCCACGCAGCACCGCCTGCTGCGGGAGTTCTTCATGCCTTACCTCGACATCCGCAATCGCATGCCGGGTTATGCCGTCAGCATCGTCAAGGCAGGTGCCGCGCTGGTGGGGCACTCCGCAGGCCCGGTGCGCGCGCCGCTGGTGGATCTCAAGCCCGACGAGATGGATGCCCTCAAGGCGCTGATCGAGCGCGTGGGGCCGCAGTAA